A single region of the Solwaraspora sp. WMMD406 genome encodes:
- a CDS encoding type II toxin-antitoxin system PemK/MazF family toxin, with protein MKRGQIWTLLRGSSQHRVLVISNDEYNAVEELAVWALVVVRDVPHPNHLAVRLGDGDPLSGAFIRIHSLVQILDRSALHDNHGFVSHATMLAVEDAVREFLELP; from the coding sequence GTGAAACGCGGACAGATCTGGACACTTCTGCGCGGCAGCAGCCAGCATCGCGTACTGGTCATCAGCAACGACGAGTACAACGCCGTCGAGGAGCTGGCCGTTTGGGCGCTCGTCGTCGTGCGCGACGTGCCACACCCCAACCACCTGGCGGTACGCCTGGGCGACGGCGACCCGCTCAGCGGCGCGTTCATCCGGATCCACAGTCTCGTACAGATCCTTGACCGCAGCGCGCTACACGACAACCACGGGTTCGTGTCGCACGCCACGATGCTCGCCGTGGAGGACGCGGTCCGGGAATTCCTGGAGCTGCCCTGA
- a CDS encoding DUF2332 domain-containing protein encodes MTTADLYADFARRQASGVSPSYERLAYAVSRDDDLLALLDSLPPPTRQPNLLFVVVRLLGGPVHDPAAFHDFAVAGWPAIETQMRSRLTQTNEAGRCAVLLPVLAALPQPLALLEVGASAGLCLYPDRYAYRYDGGPILGEGEPLLDCATTGLTPPRTRPEVVWRAGLDLTPLDVTDDADVAWLDALIWPEQEHRRARLAAAVAVAAADPPLLVRGDLVDDLPALAASAPPAATLVVFHTAVLYHVPAPRRSDFVDLVRDLPGHWLANEGPDVLRHDAVPPPPDDTLHNVLALDGRPLAWTRPHGQGIAWFG; translated from the coding sequence ATGACCACCGCCGACCTGTACGCCGATTTCGCCCGCCGGCAGGCGTCCGGCGTGTCGCCCAGCTACGAACGCTTGGCGTACGCGGTGTCCCGCGACGACGATCTCCTGGCATTGCTGGATTCGCTGCCGCCGCCGACCCGGCAACCCAACCTGCTGTTCGTCGTCGTCCGGCTGCTCGGCGGTCCGGTTCACGACCCGGCCGCGTTCCACGACTTCGCGGTGGCGGGTTGGCCGGCGATCGAGACGCAGATGCGCAGCCGGCTCACCCAGACCAACGAGGCCGGGCGGTGCGCCGTACTGCTGCCGGTGTTGGCGGCGTTGCCGCAGCCGTTGGCTCTGCTGGAAGTCGGCGCGTCGGCGGGCCTGTGTCTCTACCCGGACCGGTACGCCTACCGCTACGACGGCGGACCGATCCTGGGGGAGGGTGAGCCGCTGCTCGACTGCGCGACGACCGGGCTGACGCCGCCGCGCACCCGGCCGGAGGTGGTGTGGCGGGCCGGGCTGGACCTGACCCCGCTGGACGTCACCGACGACGCCGACGTGGCCTGGCTGGACGCGTTGATCTGGCCGGAGCAGGAGCATCGGCGGGCCCGGCTGGCCGCCGCCGTGGCGGTGGCGGCGGCCGATCCGCCGTTGCTGGTCCGGGGAGACCTGGTCGACGACCTGCCGGCGTTGGCCGCGTCGGCACCGCCGGCCGCGACGCTGGTCGTGTTTCACACCGCCGTGCTCTACCACGTGCCGGCACCGCGCCGGTCGGACTTTGTCGACCTGGTACGCGACCTGCCCGGCCACTGGCTGGCAAACGAAGGACCGGACGTCCTGCGCCACGACGCGGTGCCGCCGCCACCGGACGACACGCTGCACAACGTGCTCGCCCTGGACGGCCGGCCGCTGGCCTGGACCCGCCCACACGGGCAGGGCATCGCCTGGTTCGGCTGA
- a CDS encoding PIN domain-containing protein, which produces MARRVTSSSGTLVLDSEGLVKLAAGDGRARAFLTTARERGVRVAVSAITLTEVLRNGRRDAAVHRVLSRIVTVPVSPELGRRAGELLGATGLSGHRCAIDAVVAATALELPRPLVLLTSHPDDMNRLVEEPDLPKDQRIVVVHV; this is translated from the coding sequence GTGGCCCGACGCGTAACGAGCAGCAGCGGAACGCTCGTTCTGGACAGCGAAGGTCTCGTCAAACTCGCCGCAGGCGACGGCAGGGCTCGTGCCTTTCTGACGACGGCACGGGAACGCGGCGTGAGAGTGGCCGTCAGCGCCATCACGCTCACCGAGGTGCTCCGGAACGGTCGACGTGACGCGGCCGTGCACCGCGTCCTGTCGCGGATCGTCACGGTGCCGGTGAGTCCAGAGCTTGGCCGGCGAGCGGGGGAGCTGCTCGGCGCGACCGGGTTGTCCGGACACCGATGCGCCATCGACGCGGTCGTGGCTGCGACGGCCTTGGAGCTTCCTCGCCCGCTGGTGCTGCTGACCAGCCACCCTGACGACATGAACAGGCTGGTGGAGGAACCGGATCTGCCAAAGGACCAACGGATCGTGGTGGTCCACGTGTGA
- the nrdR gene encoding transcriptional regulator NrdR — translation MRCPYCRHADSRVVDSREADDGQLIRRRRSCPECGKRFTTVEEAVLAVVKRSGVTEPFSRAKIMGGVRKACQGRPVDDDAIALLGQKVEETVRAKGAAEIPSHDVGLAILGPLRELDEVAYLRFASVYRSFDSLDDFEREIETLRAAATARSTAASDTGTSDAATASDATTPAAAGATPG, via the coding sequence ATGCGCTGTCCGTACTGCCGACACGCCGATTCGCGCGTGGTCGACTCCCGCGAAGCCGACGACGGCCAGCTGATCCGCCGCCGGCGGTCCTGTCCGGAATGCGGCAAGCGGTTCACCACGGTCGAAGAGGCGGTGCTCGCGGTGGTCAAGCGCAGCGGCGTGACCGAGCCCTTCAGCCGGGCGAAAATCATGGGCGGCGTCCGCAAGGCCTGCCAGGGGCGACCGGTCGACGACGACGCGATCGCGCTGCTGGGCCAGAAGGTCGAGGAGACCGTCCGGGCCAAGGGCGCGGCCGAGATCCCCAGTCACGACGTCGGCCTGGCGATCCTCGGACCACTCCGCGAGCTGGACGAGGTGGCCTACCTGCGGTTCGCCAGCGTCTACCGGTCGTTCGACTCGCTCGACGACTTCGAACGCGAGATCGAGACGCTGCGGGCCGCCGCCACGGCCCGGTCCACCGCTGCCAGCGACACCGGTACCAGCGACGCCGCGACCGCCTCGGACGCGACGACCCCGGCGGCGGCCGGGGCCACTCCCGGCTGA
- the lexA gene encoding transcriptional repressor LexA: MATDDRTGEPRQAPADKSTFSAANSGVSVRGRGRGASRSGESRLRAVTPVVSSFPEPVTSELTTRQRRILEFIRSWVSRHGYPPSVREIGEAVGLVSPSSVAYQLKELERKGFLRRDPNRPRAVDVRPPNDAVDDEAARAMRPAPAYVPMLGRIAAGGPILAEQAVEDVFPLPRELVGEGEVFMLQVKGDSMLDAAICDGDWVVVRQQPTADSGEIVAAMIDGEATVKTYRRRDGHVWLMPQNAAFDPIPGDEATIMGRVVAVLRRV; the protein is encoded by the coding sequence GTGGCGACCGACGACAGGACAGGCGAGCCCCGACAGGCACCCGCCGACAAGAGCACCTTCTCGGCGGCCAACAGCGGCGTGTCGGTGCGGGGACGGGGTCGTGGCGCCAGCCGGTCGGGTGAGTCCCGCCTGCGGGCGGTCACGCCGGTGGTCAGTTCCTTTCCCGAGCCGGTGACCAGTGAGCTGACCACCCGCCAGCGCCGGATTCTGGAGTTCATCCGCAGCTGGGTCAGCCGGCACGGTTATCCGCCGAGCGTGCGGGAGATCGGCGAAGCGGTCGGCCTGGTGTCGCCGTCGAGCGTGGCCTACCAGCTCAAGGAGCTGGAACGGAAAGGTTTCCTGCGCCGGGATCCGAATCGGCCGCGCGCGGTCGACGTACGGCCCCCGAACGACGCCGTCGACGACGAGGCGGCTCGGGCGATGCGTCCCGCTCCGGCGTACGTGCCGATGCTGGGCCGGATCGCCGCCGGTGGCCCGATCCTCGCCGAGCAGGCCGTCGAGGACGTCTTCCCCCTGCCCCGCGAGCTGGTCGGCGAGGGCGAGGTGTTCATGCTCCAGGTCAAGGGTGACTCGATGCTGGACGCGGCGATCTGCGACGGCGACTGGGTGGTGGTACGCCAGCAGCCGACCGCCGATTCGGGGGAGATCGTCGCCGCGATGATCGACGGCGAGGCCACGGTCAAGACCTACCGGCGGCGTGACGGCCACGTCTGGTTGATGCCGCAGAACGCCGCGTTCGACCCGATCCCCGGCGACGAGGCGACGATCATGGGTCGGGTGGTGGCGGTGCTCCGTCGGGTCTGA
- the hflX gene encoding GTPase HflX: MDLADRLALDGDPETVGELELADRHALRRVAGLSTELSDVTEVEYRQLRLERVVLVGVWESGSVTDAENSLTELAALAETAGSQVLEGLIQRRDRPDPSTYVGRGKVGELGDVVLATGADTVICDGELSPSQLRNLEQAVKVKVVDRTALILDIFAQHAKSKEGKAQVELAQLEYLLPRLRGWGETLSRQSGGSGRGGGAGGGVGLRGPGETKLETDRRRIRTRIARLRREIKGMRTVRETKRARRTRNAVPAVAIAGYTNAGKSSLLNRLTGAGVLVEDALFATLDPTTRRAHTADGRLYTLSDTVGFVRHLPHQIVEAFRSTLEEVAEADLVVHVVDGAHPDPEEQVRAVREVLTDVGADRRPELLVINKIDAASEEELLRLKRRWPDAVLVSARRARGIDDLRAAIEARLPRPAVQVRVVLPYHRGDLVSRVHHRGEVLDTRHTAAGTLLDARVDDALAAELAPFASSEK; this comes from the coding sequence ATCGACCTGGCCGACCGGCTGGCGCTCGACGGCGATCCGGAGACGGTCGGTGAGCTGGAGCTGGCCGACCGGCACGCGCTGCGCCGGGTGGCCGGGCTCTCGACCGAGCTCAGCGACGTCACCGAGGTCGAATACCGGCAGCTCCGGCTGGAGCGGGTGGTCCTGGTCGGGGTCTGGGAGAGCGGATCGGTCACCGATGCCGAAAACTCGCTGACCGAGCTGGCCGCGCTCGCCGAGACCGCCGGTTCCCAGGTCCTCGAAGGGCTGATCCAACGCCGTGACCGGCCGGACCCGTCGACCTACGTCGGCCGGGGCAAGGTCGGCGAGTTGGGCGACGTGGTGCTCGCCACCGGCGCCGACACGGTGATCTGCGACGGCGAGCTCTCCCCGTCCCAGCTGCGCAACCTGGAGCAGGCGGTCAAGGTCAAGGTCGTCGACCGGACCGCGCTGATCCTGGATATCTTCGCCCAGCACGCCAAGAGCAAGGAGGGCAAGGCCCAGGTCGAGCTGGCCCAACTCGAATACCTCCTGCCCCGGCTGCGGGGCTGGGGCGAAACGCTGTCGCGGCAGAGCGGCGGCAGCGGCCGGGGCGGCGGCGCGGGCGGCGGCGTCGGCCTGCGCGGCCCGGGTGAGACCAAGCTGGAGACCGACCGCCGCCGGATCCGGACCCGGATCGCCCGCCTGCGGCGGGAGATCAAAGGCATGCGGACGGTACGGGAGACCAAGCGCGCCCGCCGCACCCGTAACGCCGTTCCGGCCGTGGCCATCGCCGGCTACACCAACGCCGGCAAGTCGAGCCTGCTCAACCGGCTCACCGGTGCCGGGGTGCTGGTCGAGGACGCGCTGTTCGCCACGCTCGATCCGACGACCCGCCGGGCGCACACGGCCGATGGTCGGCTCTACACACTGTCGGACACCGTGGGGTTCGTCCGGCACCTGCCGCACCAGATCGTCGAGGCGTTCCGCTCCACCCTGGAAGAGGTCGCCGAGGCCGATCTGGTGGTGCACGTGGTCGACGGTGCGCATCCCGACCCCGAGGAGCAGGTACGCGCGGTGCGGGAGGTGCTCACCGACGTCGGTGCCGATCGCCGACCCGAACTGCTGGTGATCAACAAGATCGACGCGGCGAGCGAGGAGGAGTTGCTCCGCCTCAAGCGGCGCTGGCCGGACGCGGTCCTGGTCTCGGCCCGGCGGGCGCGGGGGATCGACGACCTGCGGGCCGCGATCGAGGCCCGGTTGCCCCGCCCAGCGGTGCAGGTACGGGTGGTGCTGCCGTACCACCGGGGTGATCTCGTGTCCCGGGTGCATCACCGGGGCGAGGTGCTCGACACCCGGCACACGGCGGCGGGCACCCTGCTCGACGCCCGCGTCGACGACGCGCTGGCCGCTGAACTCGCACCCTTTGCCAGCAGCGAAAAGTAA